GGCTGACGGCGGTGTTCCTCATCGGCGTGCTCGCTTTCCACTTCATGCTGTTGCACTTCGTGAACCACGCCTCGGACATCACGTTCCTGGGGACGCAGGCCCGGATGAGCCAGGTCAGCTACTTCGCGACGATGTGGCTGTTCCTCGTGACCGCGACGTTCCACGGCGTCAACGGCGTGTACAACGCCCTGGTCAACCAGGGACTCACCGGCTCCCGGAAGAACGCAGTCAAGTACCTGCTCGGCGTCGCCGGCCTCCTGCTCGTCGTGCAGGGGACCCGCGTCTCGCTGGCCATGACGACCCTCATCTGAACTATGAGTACGCAAATCGAACAACAGGAAACCGAGACGGAAGCCGACGAGGAGACGGAGCCCGAGGTCCAGTCCCCGGGCGAGCGTCGGCGCGCACAGAAACGCGAACGACAGGCACAGGAGTCCCAGCGTGAAGTCGAGGAGGAGACCCTCGACGACGAGGACACGATTACGCTGAAAGTGTTCCGCTACGACCCCGAGGTCCAGGGGAAACAGGAGCCACGCTTCGACGACTTCCGCGTCCCCTTCCACAAGGGGATGACCATCCTCGACGCGCTCATCTACGCGCGGGACCACTACGACTCCTCGCTTACCTTCCGGCACTCCTGCCGGCAGGCCGTCTGTGGCTCGGACGCCCTGTTCGTCAACGGCAAGCAGCGACTTGGCTG
Above is a window of Haloarcula sp. DT43 DNA encoding:
- a CDS encoding succinate dehydrogenase hydrophobic membrane anchor subunit, with protein sequence MAQHYSSFDRGGRRWLFQRLTAVFLIGVLAFHFMLLHFVNHASDITFLGTQARMSQVSYFATMWLFLVTATFHGVNGVYNALVNQGLTGSRKNAVKYLLGVAGLLLVVQGTRVSLAMTTLI